The following proteins are co-located in the Triticum aestivum cultivar Chinese Spring chromosome 1A, IWGSC CS RefSeq v2.1, whole genome shotgun sequence genome:
- the LOC123191382 gene encoding bifunctional protein FolD 2 encodes MAQIIDGKAIAAEIRREIGAEVAVLSSAHSIVPGLAVVIVGNRKDSQTYVQMKRKACAEVGIRSFDVDLPEDIAEAALVAEVHRLNADPAVHGILVQLPLPKHINEENILNQISIEKDVDGFHPLNIGKLAMKGRDPLFVPCTPKGCMELLSRSGVTVKGKHAVVVGRSNIVGLPVSLLLLKADATVSIVHSRTPNPETIVRQADIVIAAAGQAMMIKGDWIKPGAAVIDVGTNSIDDPTRKSGYRLVGDVDFSEASKVAGHLTPVPGGVGPMTVAMLLKNTVDGAKRGIVS; translated from the exons ATGGCGCAAATCATCGACGGCAAGGCCATCGCCGCCGAAATCAGGCGCGAGATCGGCGCCGAGGTCGCCGTGCTCTCGTCCGCCCACAGCATC GTGCCGGGGCTGGCGGTGGTGATCGTGGGGAACAGGAAGGACTCGCAGACGTACGTGCAGATGAAGCGCAAGGCCTGCGCCGAGGTCGGCATCCGCTCCTTCGACGTCGACCTCCCCGAGGACATCGCCGAGGCCGCGCTCGTCGCCGAGGTCCACCGCCTCAACGCCGACCCCGCCGTCCACG GAATTCTTGTTCAGCTTCCATTGCCCAAGCATATCAACGAAGAAAATATCTTAAACCAGATCTCCATTGAGAAAGATGTCGACGGCTTTCATCCTTTGAACATTGGCAAGCTTGCAATGAAAGGCAGAGATCCACTGTTCGTACCTTGCACGCCAAAG GGATGCATGGAGCTCCTGTCACGAAGTGGCGTCACTGTAAAAGGAAAACACGCAGTTGTGGTTGGGCGTAGCAACATCGTGGGTTTACCAGTATCCCTTCTCCTTCTGAAAGCGGACGCTACCGTGTCGATCGTGCATTCACGGACCCCAAATCCCGAAACAATTGTCCGTCAAGCAGACATTGTCATTGCAGCAGCTGGCCAGGCCATGATG ATCAAGGGAGACTGGATCAAACCAGGCGCAGCGGTCATCGACGTCGGGACAAACTCCATCGACGACCCAACCAGGAAGTCTGGGTACAGACTCGTTGGCGATGTGGATTTCTCGGAGGCAAGCAAGGTCGCGGGTCACCTGACTCCGGTCCCCGGAGGCGTCGGGCCGATGACCGTGGCGATGTTGCTGAAGAACACGGTGGACGGCGCCAAGAGGGGTATAGTCAGCTGA
- the LOC123191393 gene encoding histidine--tRNA ligase, cytoplasmic: MATPAAAAAAVTLAGKGAVLTPAAVYALSAGVAGPVIDASALQRLSSRAPSPQETPGSLRDLDLAPHESRAAAAVLLNKLLLTANDSSSALVTAATANALAGSLELAAALPPATRDEAAVAAASAPVVVAFAALIDCCATPLARVADAIAALSCEAARGDPTAFDVPASGDGLSDKDEADVGADIKMLLLGSKLVGNGGGASAAMFAKVPAVNGALRESVRALHKKVRVELNAPVKLGKRDASGTGEGKEEALVVLATQLARSLNAMCKQSVARARFCAGSIAEAELREKLAGGVNVDDLKGMLDKVMVDSDAVSVLRGVYNYLLKFRDFLAWEAAVAMAVIEMDSSIEKPQAGGKNEAGSSAEKAQSGGEKVKGDRKSKKKTLGKGSSAVLALLREHATDGKAVPCVNSALIADWGIELSLLFDPKCPKLESLVEKIKEIVESNEVGRLPKIPKGTRDFGREQMAIRERAFSIITSVFKMHGGVALDTPVFELRETLMGKYGEDSKLVYDLADQGGELCSLRYDLTVPFARYVAMNNISAIKRYQIAKVYRRDNPSKGRYREFYQCDFDIAGVYEPMEPDFEVVKVLTELLDKLDIGVYEIKLNHRKLLDGMLEICGVPAEKFRTVCSSIDKLDKLTFEEVKKELVEEKGVSNETAENIGSLVKTKGPPLEVLLELRKEGSKFMENEGSVVALNELEILFKALEKANALDRISFDLSLARGLDYYTGVIYEAVFKGVTQVGSIAAGGRYDKLVGMFSNKQVPAVGVSLGIERVFAIMEQQEKEKNQVIRATETEVLVSILGKDLILAAELVNELWSAGIKAEFKLTTRVQNHIKYATQTCIPWMVLVGESELRDGKVKLKDIRANQEEEVPRKDFVEVLKQRLSNP; encoded by the exons ATGGctactcccgccgccgccgccgccgccgtgacgCTCGCGGGCAAGGGCGCCGTCCTCACCCCCGCCGCCGTCTACGCGCTCTCCGCCGGCGTCGCCGGTCCCGTCATCGACGCCTCCGCGCTCCAGAGGctctccagccgcgccccctccccgcaGGAGACCCCTGGGTCGCTCCGGGACCTGGATTTGGCGCCGCACGAGTCCCGCGCGGCCGCGGCGGTGCTTCTCAACAAGCTCCTTCTCACGGCGAATGACTCCTCCTCGGCCCTCGTCACCGCCGCGACGGCCAACGCCCTCGCCGGGTCGCTCGAGCTCGCCGCGGCGCTGCCCCCCGCCACTCGCGAcgaggccgccgtcgccgcggcgTCCGCGCCGGTGGTCGTCGCCTTCGCTGCCTTGATCGACTGCTGCGCCACCCCTCTTGCCCGCGTCGCCGACGCCATCGCGGCGCTGTCATGTGAGGCCGCGCGTGGGGACCCCACGGCGTTCGACGTGCCCGCGTCCGGCGATGGCCTCTCCGACAAGGACGAGGCTGATGTTGGCGCTGATATCAAGATGCTTTTATTGGGGTCCAAGCTAGTGGGCAACGGTGGAGGCGCCTCTGCGGCCATGTTTGCCAAGGTGCCTGCTGTCAACGGAGCTCTCCGCGAGTCCGTGCGTGCACTGCACAAGAAGGTGCGGGTCGAGCTCAATGCTCCAGTGAAGCTGGGGAAGAGGGATGCTAGTGGAACGggtgaggggaaggaggaggcttTGGTGGTACTGGCAACACAGCTTGCTAGGTCGTTGAATGCAATGTGCAAACAGAGCGTCGCTCGCGCAAGGTTCTGTGCAGGGAGCATTGCTGAGGCCGAGCTCCGGGAGAAGCTTGCCGGTGGCGTTAATGTTGATGATTTGAAGGGGATGCTCGATAAAGTTATGGTTGATTCAGATGCGGTGTCAGTATTGAGGGGGGTGTACAACTACTTGCTCAAGTTTAGGGACTTCCTTGCATGGGAGGCAGCTGTGGCGATGGCTGTGATTGAAATGGACAGTTCAATTGAGAAGCCTCAAGCTGGTGGGAAGAATGAAGCTGGCAGTTCAGCGGAGAAGGCACAATCTGGTGGGGAGAAAGTGAAGGGTGACAGGAAAAGCAAGAAGAAAACGTTGGGGAAGGGAAGTTCTGCTGTTCTCGCTCTGCTTAGGGAGCATGCTACAGATGGAAAAGCCGTCCCTTGTGTGAATTCCGCGTTGATTGCAGATTGGGGAATTGAGCTGTCTCTGTTGTTTGATCCTAAGTGCCCCAAATTGGAGTCCCTTGTGGAGAAAATCAAGGAGATTGTTGAGAGcaatgaagtgggaagattgcctaaAATTCCCAAG GGAACACGTGACTTTGGGAGAGAGCAAATGGCCATAAGGGAGCGTGCGTTTTCAATAATTACAAGTGTATTTAAGATGCACGGTGGTGTTGCACTTGATACCCCTGTATTCGAGTTGAGAGAAACCTTGATGGGCAAATATGGTGAAGACTCGAAGTTGGTATATGACCTTGCTGATCAG GGTGGTGAGCTTTGTTCGTTGCGCTATGATCTGACTGTTCCATTTGCCCGTTATGTTGCCATGAATAACATAAGTGCCATCAAGAGATACCAGATAGCCAAAGTATACAGGAGAGACAACCCATCAAAGGGAAGATATCGAGAATTCTACCAGTGTGACTTCGACATTGCCGGAGTATATGAGCCTATGGAACCAGATTTCGAGGTTGTCAAAGTTTTGACTGAATTACTGGATAAGTTGGATATTGGCGTCTATGAGATAAAGTTAAATCACAGAAAGTTACTTGATGGAATGTTGGAGATCTGTGGCGTGCCTGCTGAGAAATTCAGAACAGTTTGCTCAAGTATTGACAAGCTAGACAAACTAACCTTTGAAGAGGTGAAAAAAGAACTG GTGGAAGAGAAAGGTGTATCAAATGAAACAGCTGAAAATATTGGCAGTTTAGTGAAGACAAAAGGACCTCCACTAGAAGTTTTGCTAGAGTTGCGAAAGGAGGGCAGCAAGTTCATGGAGAACGAGGGATCTGTTGTTGCATTAAATGAGCTTGAGATATTATTCAAAGCTCTAGAAAAAGCGAATGCCCTTGACAGGATAAGTTTTGATTTAAGCCTTGCTAGAGGCCTTGATTACTACACTGGTGTGATATATGAAGCTGTGTTCAAGGGCGTTACACAG GTTGGCTCTATTGCTGCTGGTGGCAGGTACGACAAGCTTGTCGGCATGTTCAGCAACAAGCAAGTCCCTGCTGTTGGCGTCAGCCTTGGAATAGAAAGAGTTTTCGCAATCATGGAGCAACAGGAGAAAGAAAAGAACCAG GTGATCCGGGCCACTGAGACAGAGGTTTTGGTGTCGATTCTGGGCAAGGACCTCATATTGGCCGCCGAGCTTGTGAACGAGCTGTGGAGTGCTGGGATAAAGGCAGAGTTCAAGCTCACTACCAGGGTGCAGAACCACATAAAGTATGCGACGCAGACATGCATCCCGTGGATGGTGCTGGTCGGCGAGTCCGAGTTGAGGGACGGGAAGGTGAAACTGAAGGACATTAGGGCTAACCAGGAAGAGGAGGTTCCAAGGAAAGATTTCGTTGAGGTGCTGAAGCAGAGATTATCTAACCCTTAG